The following are from one region of the Bacillota bacterium genome:
- a CDS encoding YlxR family protein has protein sequence MPKPRKVPQRTCVGCGKVCAKKELVRIVRTPEGEVVVDPTGKKSGRGAYVCPSPDCLARATKGNRLARALDAEVAPSVLKALESQITGVDE, from the coding sequence GTGCCGAAGCCCAGAAAGGTCCCGCAACGGACCTGTGTCGGCTGCGGGAAGGTTTGTGCGAAGAAGGAACTCGTGCGCATTGTGAGGACGCCCGAGGGCGAAGTCGTCGTGGATCCGACGGGGAAGAAATCCGGGCGAGGGGCTTACGTGTGCCCCAGTCCGGACTGTCTCGCTCGGGCGACGAAAGGTAACAGGCTCGCGAGAGCGCTCGACGCGGAGGTTGCTCCGAGCGTGCTCAAGGCGCTCGAGTCGCAGATTACGGGAGTTGATGAATAG
- a CDS encoding ribosomal L7Ae/L30e/S12e/Gadd45 family protein: MGLAEKAGALAVGSASVARAVESGRAKLLVVAGDASERTTSRFQRLAGRRFLEIIRVSDRESLGRALGSPRPVAIAAVTDESFASGLLKHREVLRPLSGRGGEDQWQK; the protein is encoded by the coding sequence CTGGGCCTCGCAGAGAAGGCCGGAGCGCTCGCGGTGGGCAGCGCGTCCGTCGCAAGGGCGGTGGAGTCCGGACGCGCCAAGCTCCTGGTGGTCGCAGGGGACGCATCGGAACGTACCACGTCCAGGTTCCAGCGGCTTGCGGGCCGCCGATTCCTCGAGATCATCAGAGTCTCTGACAGGGAGAGCCTGGGGCGCGCCCTCGGTTCACCCAGACCGGTCGCTATCGCGGCGGTCACGGACGAGAGTTTTGCTTCAGGTCTTCTGAAGCACCGCGAAGTTCTACGGCCTCTTTCGGGTCGCGGGGGTGAAGATCAATGGCAAAAGTGA